One part of the Segnochrobactrum spirostomi genome encodes these proteins:
- a CDS encoding DUF4126 domain-containing protein, giving the protein MLIAIAALVVGFVAGLRTMTAPAAVSWGAHLGWLPVGGTWAGFMGAAVTPYIFTLLALLEYVADQLPSTPSRKVPMQFGARIVSGAFCGAVVGTAGGALVVGLIAGAVGAVVGTLLGYEARIRLVKATGGRDLPIALLEDAVAIVLGFVAVGALA; this is encoded by the coding sequence ATGCTCATCGCCATCGCCGCGCTCGTCGTCGGCTTCGTCGCCGGCCTCAGAACCATGACGGCGCCGGCCGCCGTGAGCTGGGGTGCCCATCTCGGCTGGCTGCCCGTCGGCGGCACCTGGGCGGGCTTCATGGGCGCGGCGGTGACGCCCTATATCTTCACCCTGCTCGCGCTCCTCGAATACGTCGCCGATCAGCTCCCCTCGACGCCGAGCCGAAAGGTGCCGATGCAGTTCGGAGCCCGGATCGTCAGCGGTGCCTTCTGCGGGGCGGTGGTCGGAACCGCAGGCGGCGCCCTCGTCGTCGGCCTCATCGCGGGGGCGGTCGGGGCGGTCGTCGGCACCCTCCTCGGCTACGAGGCCCGGATCCGTCTCGTCAAAGCGACGGGCGGGCGCGACCTGCCGATCGCCCTTCTCGAAGACGCGGTGGCCATCGTCCTCGGCTTCGTCGCGGTGGGGGCGCTCGCATGA
- a CDS encoding FAD-containing oxidoreductase, translating into MSGRFDAIIVGAGQAGPALAARLDAAGQNVAIVERHLFGGTCVNTGCMPTKTLVASAYAAHLARRAAEYGLDVGPVVVDMKRVAARAHQVTLNSRGSIESWLEGLPRTTVIRGHARFVSADTLTVDGEEISAARIFLNVGGRAAIPDMPGLGEIDYLTNTSILALETVPRHLVVVGGSYIGLEFAQMYRRFGAEVTVVEKGPRLIAREDADVSEAVRGILESEGIAVHVGVGNVAFRREGGEIAVGIGDAEVIASHVLIAVGRRPNTDDLGLDRAGVRLDARGYIVVDDRLATNVPGIFALGDCNGRGAFTHTAYNDFEIVAANLLDGADRRLSQRILGYALYTDPPLGRVGLTETQAREIGRPILVGTRPMTRVGRAIEKGETQGFMKIVVDAETKRILGASILGTGGDEAIHGILDIMNADVPYTVLQWAVPIHPTVSELIPTMLGDLKPVP; encoded by the coding sequence ATGAGCGGCCGCTTCGACGCGATCATCGTCGGCGCGGGTCAGGCCGGCCCGGCGCTCGCGGCGCGGCTCGACGCGGCCGGGCAGAATGTCGCCATCGTCGAGCGCCACCTGTTCGGCGGCACCTGCGTCAACACCGGCTGCATGCCGACGAAGACGCTCGTCGCCAGCGCCTATGCCGCGCACCTCGCCCGCCGCGCCGCCGAGTATGGCCTCGATGTCGGACCGGTCGTCGTCGACATGAAGCGTGTCGCGGCCCGCGCTCATCAGGTCACGCTGAACTCGCGGGGCAGCATCGAATCCTGGCTCGAGGGGCTCCCGCGCACGACGGTGATCCGCGGGCACGCCCGCTTCGTTTCGGCCGACACCCTCACCGTCGATGGCGAGGAGATCTCGGCCGCGCGCATCTTCCTCAATGTCGGCGGCCGGGCGGCGATCCCGGACATGCCCGGCCTCGGGGAGATCGATTATCTCACCAACACCTCGATCCTGGCGCTCGAGACCGTGCCGCGCCACCTCGTGGTGGTCGGCGGCAGCTATATCGGCCTCGAATTCGCGCAGATGTATCGCCGCTTCGGAGCCGAGGTCACGGTCGTCGAAAAGGGGCCGCGGTTGATCGCCCGCGAGGATGCGGACGTCTCGGAGGCGGTGCGCGGCATCCTCGAATCCGAGGGGATCGCGGTCCATGTCGGCGTCGGGAACGTGGCCTTCCGCCGGGAGGGCGGCGAGATCGCGGTCGGCATCGGGGACGCGGAGGTGATCGCCTCCCACGTCCTGATCGCGGTCGGGCGGCGGCCGAACACCGACGATCTCGGCCTCGACCGCGCCGGCGTGCGGCTCGACGCGCGTGGCTACATCGTCGTCGACGACCGGCTCGCGACCAACGTGCCCGGTATCTTCGCCCTCGGCGACTGCAACGGCCGGGGCGCCTTTACCCATACCGCCTACAACGATTTCGAGATCGTCGCGGCGAACCTCCTCGACGGGGCCGACCGCCGGTTGAGCCAGCGCATCCTGGGCTATGCGCTCTATACCGATCCGCCGCTCGGCCGCGTCGGCCTAACGGAGACCCAGGCGCGGGAGATCGGGCGGCCGATCCTCGTCGGCACCCGCCCGATGACCCGGGTCGGCCGCGCCATCGAGAAGGGGGAGACCCAAGGCTTCATGAAGATCGTGGTCGATGCCGAGACCAAACGGATTCTCGGCGCGTCCATCCTCGGCACCGGCGGCGACGAGGCGATCCACGGCATTCTCGACATCATGAACGCCGACGTGCCCTACACGGTGCTGCAATGGGCGGTGCCCATCCATCCGACCGTCTCGGAACTGATCCCCACGATGCTCGGTGATCTGAAGCCTGTACCGTGA
- a CDS encoding DHA2 family efflux MFS transporter permease subunit, with translation MSSSDREPDGRVFPTTRDPRLRLVIPGIVAIAFLMEQLDATIIVTAVPEIARSLDTNPLRMNLAVTAYVLTLAMFIPVSGWFADRFGARRIFVLSLLLFTLGSVLCGAATSFPMLIATRALQGFGGAMMTPVGRLILIRSFPRRELVTAMTYMTLPAILGPLIGPVLGGFITTYVSWRWIFYVNVPFGIAGMIAAHRFFEDTEGDRAATFDFPGFLMVGLGCTLLEFGIENIGRPALPAFGIAGVLAAAGLLLAGFWVYARRVAAPAVDLTLFRQRSFRVGTLAGGICRVGLNGVPFLLPLMLQVGFGFSPLVSGSLTFASAVGSLVVRPVLSYFLRRLGFGRVLQWSAVAGAAAIAGFCLLEPDTPAWFVILYVVVFGLARAAQFMTSNTLSYADVPTAQLSRATSLGGVLQQLSVSFGVSIGAMLLGLVARDGGPLTPEHFHQAFLLMALLPLLGLPAFLKLRPEDGAHVSGYARGDGRPDPARSDRDRR, from the coding sequence ATGAGTTCGTCGGATCGTGAGCCGGACGGCCGGGTTTTCCCCACGACGCGCGATCCCCGGCTGCGCCTCGTCATTCCGGGCATCGTCGCCATCGCGTTCCTGATGGAGCAGCTCGATGCGACGATCATCGTGACCGCCGTTCCGGAGATCGCGAGGAGCCTCGATACCAATCCCCTGCGCATGAACCTCGCGGTGACGGCCTACGTCCTCACCCTCGCGATGTTCATCCCCGTCAGCGGTTGGTTCGCCGACCGGTTCGGCGCGCGGCGCATCTTCGTCCTGTCGCTGTTGTTGTTCACGCTCGGATCGGTGCTGTGCGGGGCGGCGACCTCATTCCCGATGCTGATCGCGACCCGGGCGCTGCAGGGCTTCGGCGGCGCGATGATGACGCCGGTCGGCCGGCTGATCCTGATCCGCAGCTTCCCGCGCCGCGAACTCGTCACCGCGATGACCTACATGACGCTGCCGGCGATCCTGGGTCCGCTCATCGGACCGGTCCTGGGCGGCTTCATCACGACCTATGTCTCGTGGCGCTGGATCTTCTACGTCAACGTGCCGTTCGGCATCGCCGGGATGATCGCGGCCCACCGCTTCTTCGAGGACACCGAGGGCGACCGCGCGGCCACCTTCGATTTTCCCGGCTTCCTGATGGTCGGCCTCGGCTGCACCCTGCTCGAATTCGGCATCGAGAACATCGGACGCCCGGCCCTGCCGGCGTTCGGCATCGCGGGGGTGCTGGCAGCCGCCGGCCTCCTCCTCGCCGGCTTCTGGGTCTATGCGCGCCGGGTCGCCGCACCGGCCGTCGACCTGACGCTGTTCCGCCAGCGCTCGTTCCGCGTCGGGACGCTCGCCGGCGGCATCTGCCGCGTCGGCCTCAACGGCGTGCCGTTCCTGTTGCCGCTGATGCTCCAGGTCGGGTTCGGCTTCAGTCCGCTGGTGTCCGGCTCGCTCACCTTCGCGAGCGCGGTCGGCTCGCTCGTCGTCCGTCCGGTGCTCTCCTATTTCCTGCGCCGTCTCGGGTTCGGCCGGGTGCTGCAATGGAGCGCGGTCGCCGGCGCGGCCGCGATCGCCGGCTTCTGTCTGCTCGAGCCGGACACACCGGCTTGGTTCGTGATCCTCTACGTGGTGGTGTTCGGCCTCGCCCGGGCCGCCCAGTTCATGACGTCGAACACCCTCTCCTATGCCGACGTGCCGACGGCCCAGCTCAGCCGCGCCACGAGCCTCGGCGGGGTGCTCCAGCAGCTCAGCGTGAGCTTCGGCGTCTCGATCGGCGCCATGCTGCTCGGCCTCGTCGCCCGGGACGGCGGTCCCCTCACACCGGAGCACTTTCACCAGGCCTTCCTGCTGATGGCGCTGCTGCCGCTGCTCGGCCTCCCGGCCTTTCTCAAGCTCCGCCCCGAGGACGGCGCCCATGTCAGCGGCTACGCCCGGGGCGACGGACGGCCCGACCCCGCCCGCTCGGACCGGGATCGCCGGTAG